One region of Sulfuriroseicoccus oceanibius genomic DNA includes:
- the rplW gene encoding 50S ribosomal protein L23, whose amino-acid sequence MNDLTQVIKSIRLSEKATIGTETNNEYTFKVHPDANKVEIKQAVEKLLGKKVVSVNTANYLGKKKRERRADAGRTAHWKKAVVKLAEGETIDLV is encoded by the coding sequence ATGAACGATCTCACTCAAGTTATCAAAAGCATCCGTCTCAGCGAAAAGGCAACCATCGGAACCGAGACCAACAACGAGTACACGTTCAAGGTCCATCCAGATGCCAACAAGGTTGAGATCAAGCAGGCCGTGGAGAAGCTTCTCGGAAAGAAAGTCGTCTCCGTCAACACCGCGAACTACCTCGGAAAGAAGAAGCGCGAACGCCGCGCCGACGCCGGTCGCACCGCTCACTGGAAAAAGGCGGTCGTCAAGCTGGCTGAAGGCGAGACCATCGACCTCGTCTAA
- the rpsJ gene encoding 30S ribosomal protein S10 has translation MSNQTIRIRLRAFDNRAVDRSAKDIVETAKRTGAKVAGPIPLPTRIEKFSVNRSVNQNKKSAEQFEIRTHKRLLDIVDPTAHTVDELKKLNLPAGVDITIKI, from the coding sequence ATGTCTAACCAAACCATCCGTATCCGTCTCCGCGCGTTTGATAACCGTGCCGTTGATCGCTCCGCCAAGGACATTGTCGAAACCGCAAAGCGCACCGGCGCCAAAGTGGCAGGACCAATTCCTCTTCCGACCCGCATCGAGAAGTTCTCCGTGAACCGTTCGGTGAACCAGAACAAGAAGTCGGCCGAGCAGTTTGAAATCCGTACCCACAAGCGTTTGCTCGACATCGTCGACCCAACCGCACACACCGTGGACGAGCTCAAGAAGCTCAACCTTCCAGCAGGTGTGGACATCACCATCAAGATCTAA
- the rpsS gene encoding 30S ribosomal protein S19 yields the protein MARSLKKGPFVSQKLLLKVDKQNEAGTKKPIKTWSRASMIIPDFVGHTFLVHNGNSFVSVYVSENMVGHKLGEFSPTRKFVAHGGLGKR from the coding sequence ATGGCAAGATCACTTAAGAAAGGACCATTCGTCAGCCAGAAGCTTCTGCTCAAGGTTGACAAGCAGAACGAAGCCGGCACCAAGAAGCCGATTAAAACCTGGTCGCGTGCCTCGATGATCATCCCTGATTTCGTTGGCCACACGTTCCTCGTTCACAACGGCAACAGCTTCGTGAGCGTCTATGTTTCCGAAAACATGGTCGGTCACAAGCTCGGCGAATTCTCGCCTACCCGTAAGTTTGTCGCACACGGCGGCCTCGGTAAGAGGTAA
- the rpsC gene encoding 30S ribosomal protein S3, with protein sequence MGTKVNPIGFRLAVQKDWRSKWYATGEEYTNNLHMDLAIRKYLAKQLAFAAVARVTIERAWNSVRVTLHTARPGLVIGRKGSEIERMTADLQKIAGDQAVKIDIIEIKQPETDAQLVAENIALQLERRVSFRRAMKRAVQTAMEFGAEGIRVRCGGRLGGADIARAEWYKEGKVPLQTLRVPIDYGFAEASTVYGIIGVKCWINKKEDAEPQNRGGGRRPGGPRRGGRRGDAGRR encoded by the coding sequence ATGGGAACCAAAGTCAATCCGATCGGATTCCGTCTTGCCGTCCAAAAGGACTGGCGGTCGAAGTGGTACGCCACCGGCGAGGAGTACACCAACAATCTTCACATGGACCTTGCCATCCGCAAATACCTCGCCAAGCAGTTGGCGTTTGCGGCTGTGGCCCGTGTCACCATCGAGCGCGCCTGGAACAGCGTCCGTGTCACTCTGCACACAGCACGTCCAGGTCTCGTGATCGGCCGCAAGGGATCCGAGATCGAGCGTATGACCGCGGATCTCCAGAAGATCGCAGGCGATCAGGCTGTTAAGATCGACATCATCGAAATCAAGCAGCCGGAAACCGACGCCCAGTTGGTTGCTGAGAACATCGCTCTCCAGCTGGAGCGCCGTGTCTCGTTCCGTCGCGCGATGAAGCGTGCCGTGCAGACCGCTATGGAATTCGGTGCCGAAGGTATCCGTGTCCGTTGCGGCGGCCGTCTTGGTGGTGCCGACATCGCCCGCGCCGAGTGGTACAAGGAAGGCAAAGTGCCTCTCCAGACACTGCGTGTGCCGATCGACTACGGTTTCGCTGAAGCAAGCACAGTTTACGGCATCATTGGTGTCAAATGCTGGATCAACAAGAAGGAAGACGCCGAGCCGCAGAACCGCGGTGGCGGACGTCGCCCAGGTGGCCCTCGTCGTGGCGGCCGTCGTGGTGACGCAGGTCGTCGTTAA
- the rplF gene encoding 50S ribosomal protein L6, whose translation MSRVGKKSILIPEKVNFNIDANGHVTVDGPKGKLEYTLPEGITAKEEDGQIVVERTSEDRKVRALHGTARALINNLVVGVSTGFTKNLEIHGVGFRAAVKGSAIDLSLGFSHPVLHPIPEGLTVTVADNTKIKVEGIDKHLVGQFASDVRAYYPPEPYKGKGVRYSDEYVRRKAGKSVSK comes from the coding sequence ATGTCACGAGTCGGAAAGAAATCCATTTTGATCCCTGAGAAGGTGAACTTCAATATCGATGCCAATGGGCACGTCACCGTTGACGGACCAAAGGGCAAGCTGGAGTACACCCTTCCTGAAGGTATCACCGCCAAAGAAGAAGACGGCCAGATCGTCGTCGAGCGTACCAGCGAAGATCGCAAGGTCCGCGCACTGCACGGCACCGCCCGCGCACTGATCAACAACCTGGTTGTTGGTGTTTCCACCGGATTCACCAAGAACCTTGAAATCCACGGTGTTGGTTTCCGTGCTGCTGTCAAAGGTAGCGCGATCGACCTCAGCCTTGGATTCAGCCACCCGGTGCTTCACCCGATCCCAGAAGGTCTTACCGTTACCGTTGCGGATAACACCAAGATCAAGGTCGAGGGCATCGACAAGCACTTGGTCGGCCAGTTCGCATCGGACGTCCGCGCGTACTATCCACCAGAGCCATACAAGGGCAAGGGTGTCCGTTACTCCGATGAGTACGTTCGCCGCAAGGCCGGTAAGAGTGTCTCCAAGTAA
- the rplE gene encoding 50S ribosomal protein L5 yields MSTTLPTLQKEYRERVIPALKEKFNYANVNQIPVIEKVVINSCVGKEADRKAAVEDVIAEIAKITGQQPVPTRAKKSVSNFRLREGDAIGAKVTLRGRTMWEFLERFIRTAMPRIRDFRGVSPKSFDGRGNYGIGINDQSIFPEIELDKIKRQIGFDIIITTSAKTDDEARELLRLVGVPFRKSGGEQAA; encoded by the coding sequence ATGAGCACTACGCTACCTACACTACAAAAGGAATACCGTGAGCGCGTCATCCCTGCGCTCAAGGAGAAATTCAACTACGCCAACGTCAACCAGATCCCAGTGATCGAGAAGGTTGTCATCAACTCCTGCGTCGGTAAAGAAGCCGACCGCAAGGCCGCTGTGGAAGACGTGATCGCCGAGATCGCCAAGATCACCGGTCAGCAGCCAGTCCCAACCCGCGCCAAGAAGTCGGTTTCGAACTTCCGTCTCCGTGAAGGTGACGCGATCGGCGCCAAGGTGACCCTCCGCGGTCGCACCATGTGGGAATTCCTCGAGCGTTTCATCCGCACCGCAATGCCACGTATTCGTGACTTCCGTGGTGTGAGCCCGAAGAGCTTCGACGGACGCGGCAACTACGGTATCGGGATCAACGACCAGTCGATCTTCCCTGAAATCGAACTCGACAAGATCAAGCGTCAGATCGGATTCGATATCATCATCACCACCTCTGCCAAGACCGACGACGAAGCACGTGAGCTTCTCCGTCTCGTGGGTGTGCCATTCCGTAAGTCCGGTGGCGAGCAAGCTGCATAA
- the rplN gene encoding 50S ribosomal protein L14, protein MLQMESQVQVADNTGARVAKMIGVIGKRTRQARVGDVITAHVREATPTASIKKGTVVRAVVVRTAYPVRRGDGSTLRFDNNAIVIIDKDGNPKGTRIFGPVARELREKNYMKIVSLAPEVL, encoded by the coding sequence ATGCTTCAGATGGAATCACAAGTCCAGGTTGCCGACAACACCGGCGCCCGGGTTGCCAAAATGATCGGCGTGATCGGTAAGCGCACCCGCCAGGCGCGCGTCGGCGACGTCATCACCGCACACGTTCGCGAGGCGACGCCTACCGCGAGCATCAAGAAGGGCACCGTCGTTCGCGCCGTTGTCGTTCGTACCGCCTACCCAGTGCGTCGCGGTGACGGATCGACCCTCCGCTTCGACAACAACGCCATCGTTATCATCGACAAGGACGGAAACCCTAAGGGTACCCGTATCTTCGGACCAGTTGCACGTGAGCTTCGTGAGAAGAACTACATGAAGATCGTGTCGCTTGCTCCGGAGGTTCTCTAA
- the rplP gene encoding 50S ribosomal protein L16 gives MPLMPKRVKFRKTQRGNRGGNAQRGTEVSFGDFGLQSLGRGWIASNQIEACRIAINRYLKRKGKVWIRIFPHKPVTARPPETRMGKGKGPLDRWVAVVRPGTMLFEVAGCSENQAKEAFRLAANKLGIRTRFVKRHGL, from the coding sequence ATGCCATTGATGCCAAAACGAGTCAAGTTCCGCAAAACCCAGCGCGGCAACCGCGGGGGTAACGCACAGCGCGGAACGGAAGTGTCCTTCGGCGACTTCGGTCTTCAGTCGTTGGGACGCGGCTGGATTGCCAGCAACCAGATTGAAGCCTGCCGTATTGCGATCAACCGTTACCTCAAGCGTAAAGGTAAGGTCTGGATCCGCATCTTCCCTCACAAGCCAGTGACCGCCCGTCCACCTGAAACCCGAATGGGTAAAGGTAAGGGTCCATTGGACCGCTGGGTTGCGGTTGTCCGCCCTGGAACGATGTTGTTCGAGGTGGCCGGCTGCTCGGAGAACCAGGCAAAGGAAGCTTTCCGTCTGGCTGCGAACAAGCTGGGTATCCGCACCCGTTTCGTGAAGCGCCACGGTTTGTAA
- the rplV gene encoding 50S ribosomal protein L22: protein MEVKAVYKYARISPLKMRDVAREIQGLPVNQALDILNFTPRKAAVLVGKTLRSAIANAENNFDLDADTLVVKEAQINEGPRFKRFKPRARGGAAPIIKRTSHIRIVVSDEVEIPAPKAKSKGGSKPKAAKAAPTQETAAAEDNA, encoded by the coding sequence ATGGAAGTCAAAGCTGTTTACAAATACGCACGTATCTCGCCGCTTAAGATGCGCGATGTTGCCCGTGAGATCCAGGGTCTGCCAGTCAACCAGGCTCTCGATATTCTCAATTTCACCCCGCGCAAAGCCGCGGTCCTCGTTGGTAAGACATTGCGTTCCGCAATTGCCAATGCCGAAAATAATTTCGACCTCGATGCCGACACGCTCGTGGTGAAGGAAGCACAGATCAACGAAGGTCCACGCTTCAAGCGCTTCAAGCCACGCGCTCGTGGTGGTGCCGCTCCTATCATCAAGCGCACCAGCCACATCCGTATCGTGGTCAGCGACGAAGTCGAAATTCCTGCTCCTAAGGCCAAGTCCAAAGGTGGATCGAAGCCAAAGGCAGCGAAGGCCGCCCCAACGCAGGAAACCGCAGCCGCTGAAGACAACGCGTAA
- the rpsQ gene encoding 30S ribosomal protein S17 has product MSEESTTTTAAARGLRKTRVGKVVSAKMDKTIVVEFTARVPHPKFKKIIKQSKKFYAHDEKGEAQLGDKVRIVETRPLSKLKRWRLVEVLSH; this is encoded by the coding sequence ATGAGCGAAGAATCCACCACCACCACCGCAGCCGCTCGAGGCTTGCGCAAAACCCGCGTCGGCAAAGTCGTCTCGGCCAAGATGGACAAGACCATCGTTGTCGAGTTCACCGCCCGCGTTCCACACCCTAAGTTCAAGAAGATCATCAAGCAGTCGAAGAAGTTCTACGCGCATGATGAGAAGGGTGAAGCCCAGTTGGGCGACAAGGTCCGTATCGTTGAGACCCGTCCGTTGAGCAAACTCAAGCGCTGGCGTTTGGTCGAAGTGCTGAGCCACTAA
- the rplX gene encoding 50S ribosomal protein L24 encodes MSKKATIKQGSTVEVIAGNNKGATGTVLQVIASKDRVIVEGVNVRKKHQKPSAANQEGGIVDQEASIHISNVKLVSDK; translated from the coding sequence ATGAGCAAGAAAGCTACCATCAAGCAGGGCAGCACCGTCGAGGTGATTGCCGGAAATAACAAAGGTGCAACCGGTACCGTTCTCCAGGTGATTGCCTCGAAGGACCGTGTGATCGTTGAAGGCGTGAACGTGCGCAAGAAGCACCAGAAGCCAAGCGCTGCCAACCAAGAGGGTGGCATCGTCGATCAGGAAGCATCGATCCACATCTCGAACGTCAAGCTTGTCTCTGACAAGTAA
- the rplB gene encoding 50S ribosomal protein L2 → MALKTFKPVTPSNRYKEWPSFDEVTKTKPEKSLLRPKKRSGGRNNTGRITCRHIGGGAKQKYRLVDFKRKRQDAAATVTAIEYDPNRTCRIALIQYPDGQKSYILAPAGLTVGATVASGENVEPKVGNALPLKKIPLGSSIHNVELTPGRGGQIARSAGQQCVLTNYETGYALVRMPSGEIRKIHENCYATIGTVGNREHMNEVSGKAGRSRWKGIRPTVRGMCMNPVDHPNGGGEGKSKSGGGRQHLKSPWGHTKGQKTRKRYKTSNKFIVEGRKSKKR, encoded by the coding sequence ATGGCACTGAAGACCTTCAAACCTGTAACTCCATCGAACCGCTACAAAGAGTGGCCGAGCTTCGACGAAGTTACCAAGACCAAGCCAGAGAAGTCACTCCTTCGCCCGAAGAAGCGCTCCGGCGGACGTAACAACACAGGCCGCATCACCTGCCGTCACATCGGTGGTGGAGCCAAGCAGAAGTATCGCCTCGTCGACTTCAAGCGCAAGCGCCAGGACGCTGCGGCTACCGTGACCGCAATCGAGTACGATCCAAACCGTACTTGCCGCATCGCACTCATCCAGTACCCAGACGGCCAGAAGAGCTACATCCTTGCTCCTGCAGGCCTGACCGTGGGCGCTACCGTGGCATCCGGTGAAAACGTCGAGCCAAAAGTTGGCAACGCGCTTCCACTTAAGAAAATCCCACTCGGTAGCTCGATCCATAATGTGGAGTTGACCCCGGGCCGTGGCGGCCAGATCGCCCGTTCCGCCGGCCAGCAGTGTGTGCTTACCAACTACGAGACCGGCTACGCTCTCGTTCGCATGCCATCCGGTGAGATCCGCAAGATCCACGAGAACTGCTACGCAACCATCGGTACCGTCGGTAACCGTGAGCACATGAACGAAGTTTCCGGTAAGGCCGGTCGCTCCCGCTGGAAGGGCATCCGCCCAACCGTTCGCGGTATGTGCATGAACCCAGTCGACCACCCGAACGGTGGTGGTGAGGGTAAGTCGAAGTCCGGTGGTGGACGTCAGCACCTCAAGAGCCCGTGGGGTCACACCAAGGGCCAGAAGACCCGCAAGCGCTACAAGACCAGCAACAAGTTCATTGTTGAAGGTCGTAAGTCGAAGAAGCGTTAA
- the rpsH gene encoding 30S ribosomal protein S8 produces MSVLTDPIADFLIRLKNASRAGLSEFTAPYSKIKAEIARILQEEGYVWKYEVINDGKFPEIKVTVKFIDGVPALTDLKRVSKPGRRNYVPAGEIPTVRRGLGISILSTSRGIMTGAKARKTNVGGELLAIVW; encoded by the coding sequence ATGAGCGTTTTGACTGATCCAATCGCCGACTTTTTGATCCGGCTGAAGAATGCCAGCCGCGCCGGACTCAGCGAGTTCACCGCACCATACTCGAAGATCAAAGCTGAAATCGCACGCATCCTTCAGGAAGAAGGCTACGTGTGGAAGTACGAAGTGATCAACGATGGCAAGTTCCCTGAAATCAAGGTGACTGTGAAGTTCATCGACGGAGTGCCAGCTCTCACCGACCTTAAGCGCGTGAGCAAGCCAGGTCGCCGTAACTACGTCCCTGCCGGCGAAATCCCAACCGTCCGCCGTGGCCTGGGTATTTCGATCCTCTCCACCTCGCGTGGCATCATGACCGGTGCGAAGGCACGCAAAACCAACGTCGGGGGCGAGCTCCTGGCTATCGTTTGGTAA
- the fusA gene encoding elongation factor G — translation MSATATASKALSSPKRAFPLERTRNIGIAAHIDAGKTTLTERILFYTGMIHRLGEVHDGAATTDHMEQERERGITITSAAVTCSWKQLANEGVDTLFTGVDQRINIIDTPGHVDFTAEVERSLRVLDGAVVVFCGVAGVQPQSETVWRQASKYNVPRIVFVNKMDRVGADFARVVEDVRTKLNAPAAPVLIPIGAEDDLKGQIDVVNQKAIFYSDSDVLGSTYEIRELDGELKDQAELALAELTEKVADVDEQLAEKFLMEEVISANELKAAIRRATIANQFIPVAGGSAFKNKGVQALLDAVVDYLPSPIDIPAATGHDVDDLDKIVPVETDDNGEFVALAFKLWSDKFVGKLVFFRVYSGSISKGDVVFNPRTRKRERVGRLIQIQANEHKDVETCYSGDIAAMVGVKNAVTGDTLTLDKGNVLLEPPTFPEPVISMAIEPNTQADQEKLAKGLQRLSEEDPTFLVKTDEETGQTIISGMGELHLEIISDRLKREYKVDARSGKPQIAYRESIGAAANGEGKLVKQSGGRGQYGHVILNVAPRERGAGSTTADKTVGGSIPKEFMNAVFAGVDDALRNGVIAGYPVVDCHVDITDGSYHDVDSNENAFKMAAIFAMRDAMKNAQPSLLEPMMDVEVTTPEEYQGDIMGDLNRRRGKIGSMDGHHNVCVIKAQVPLAEMFGYSTIVRTLSSGRASYSMTPSHFEEVPQAIVDGIVEQRGY, via the coding sequence ATGTCCGCTACTGCTACAGCATCCAAAGCATTGAGCTCGCCAAAGCGCGCGTTCCCGCTTGAGCGTACCCGTAACATCGGGATCGCTGCGCACATTGATGCCGGTAAGACAACGCTCACCGAGCGTATTTTGTTCTACACTGGAATGATCCACCGTCTCGGTGAGGTGCACGATGGTGCAGCCACCACCGACCACATGGAGCAGGAGCGTGAGCGTGGAATTACCATTACCTCCGCGGCGGTCACCTGTTCTTGGAAGCAGCTTGCCAACGAAGGAGTCGATACTCTCTTCACTGGTGTTGATCAGCGCATCAACATCATCGACACCCCGGGTCACGTTGACTTCACCGCTGAAGTGGAGCGCTCGTTGCGAGTGCTTGACGGAGCGGTTGTGGTTTTCTGTGGGGTGGCTGGTGTTCAGCCTCAGTCCGAGACTGTCTGGCGCCAGGCGAGCAAGTACAATGTGCCACGCATTGTGTTTGTGAACAAAATGGACCGCGTGGGAGCAGACTTCGCCCGAGTGGTGGAGGATGTGCGCACCAAGCTCAATGCACCTGCGGCTCCAGTGTTGATTCCGATCGGCGCTGAGGATGACCTCAAAGGGCAGATCGACGTGGTGAATCAAAAGGCGATCTTTTACTCCGACAGCGACGTGCTGGGCTCGACCTACGAGATCCGCGAGCTGGACGGTGAGTTGAAGGATCAAGCCGAACTTGCGCTGGCTGAGCTGACCGAAAAGGTCGCCGATGTCGACGAGCAGTTGGCTGAGAAGTTCCTCATGGAAGAGGTAATCAGCGCAAACGAGCTCAAGGCAGCGATCCGCCGCGCAACCATCGCCAACCAGTTCATCCCGGTTGCGGGTGGTTCGGCGTTCAAGAACAAAGGGGTTCAGGCGCTGCTCGATGCAGTGGTGGACTACCTGCCTAGCCCAATCGACATTCCGGCCGCGACCGGTCACGACGTGGATGATCTGGATAAGATTGTCCCGGTCGAGACCGACGACAACGGTGAGTTTGTGGCGTTGGCGTTCAAGCTTTGGTCCGACAAGTTCGTTGGGAAGCTGGTTTTCTTCCGTGTCTATTCGGGTTCGATCTCGAAGGGTGACGTGGTGTTTAACCCGCGTACCCGCAAGCGTGAGCGTGTGGGACGACTGATCCAGATCCAAGCAAACGAGCACAAGGATGTGGAGACCTGCTACTCCGGTGACATCGCCGCAATGGTGGGTGTGAAGAACGCCGTTACCGGTGATACCTTGACTCTCGATAAGGGTAATGTCCTGCTTGAGCCGCCTACCTTCCCTGAGCCGGTGATCTCGATGGCAATCGAGCCGAACACACAGGCTGATCAGGAGAAGTTGGCCAAGGGCTTGCAGCGCCTGTCTGAAGAAGACCCGACCTTCCTGGTGAAGACCGATGAGGAAACCGGGCAGACCATTATTTCCGGAATGGGTGAGCTCCACTTGGAGATCATCAGTGACCGACTCAAGCGTGAGTACAAGGTCGACGCACGTTCCGGTAAGCCGCAGATCGCGTACCGCGAGAGCATCGGTGCCGCCGCCAATGGCGAAGGCAAACTGGTGAAGCAGAGCGGTGGCCGCGGTCAGTACGGCCATGTGATTTTGAATGTCGCACCACGCGAGCGCGGTGCTGGCAGCACCACTGCTGACAAGACAGTGGGTGGATCGATTCCGAAGGAGTTCATGAATGCGGTTTTCGCGGGTGTGGACGACGCGCTCCGCAATGGTGTGATCGCCGGGTACCCGGTGGTCGACTGCCATGTGGATATCACCGACGGATCGTACCACGACGTGGACTCGAATGAGAACGCGTTCAAGATGGCGGCGATCTTCGCAATGCGTGACGCAATGAAGAACGCGCAGCCAAGTCTCCTCGAGCCTATGATGGATGTGGAAGTAACCACACCGGAAGAGTACCAGGGCGACATCATGGGCGATCTCAACCGCCGCCGCGGAAAGATCGGCTCCATGGACGGTCACCACAATGTGTGCGTGATCAAGGCACAGGTCCCATTGGCCGAAATGTTCGGCTATTCGACCATCGTGCGAACCCTTTCGTCGGGTCGTGCCAGCTACAGCATGACACCATCGCACTTCGAAGAGGTGCCGCAGGCGATTGTCGACGGTATCGTCGAACAACGAGGCTACTAA
- the rplD gene encoding 50S ribosomal protein L4, whose translation MAASVFTIEDAKKASIALVEDESKGLQAVHDLVVAYQANRRTGSANTKTRSEVRGSNKKPWRQKGTGRARAGSRKSPIWVGGGVVFGPKPRDYSKQVNKSTRRLALSKVLTERISEGSVLVTEGIAVSEPKTKAWVALVNELVGDARSVLVIAQAFDETTYKAAGNAAHILPITADEVNVEQLLGADKILIATDALQTLAGRTAK comes from the coding sequence ATGGCAGCATCAGTTTTCACCATCGAAGACGCCAAGAAAGCGTCGATCGCACTCGTCGAGGACGAGTCGAAGGGTCTTCAGGCCGTGCACGATTTGGTGGTCGCTTACCAAGCGAACCGCCGTACCGGTAGCGCCAACACCAAGACCCGTTCGGAAGTTCGCGGCAGCAACAAGAAGCCATGGCGCCAGAAGGGCACCGGCCGCGCACGTGCAGGTTCCCGCAAGTCGCCGATTTGGGTTGGCGGTGGCGTGGTCTTCGGACCTAAGCCTCGCGACTACTCCAAGCAGGTCAACAAGTCGACCCGCCGTCTCGCCCTCAGCAAAGTGCTCACCGAGCGCATCAGCGAAGGCTCCGTGTTGGTCACCGAAGGTATCGCAGTGAGCGAGCCTAAGACCAAGGCTTGGGTTGCACTCGTCAATGAGTTGGTTGGTGACGCACGCAGCGTGTTGGTCATCGCCCAGGCGTTTGACGAAACCACCTACAAGGCCGCTGGCAACGCAGCGCACATTCTCCCGATCACCGCGGATGAAGTGAACGTCGAGCAACTTCTCGGTGCCGACAAGATCCTCATCGCGACCGACGCACTTCAAACTCTAGCAGGAAGGACCGCCAAGTAA
- the rpsG gene encoding 30S ribosomal protein S7, whose protein sequence is MARRKRVYEKPETRDARYDSALVGAIVAKIMLKGKKSLAERIVYAAIDRANEGSESVDPLELLNRAIENAKPRVEVKSRRVGGATYQVPLEVSPERQRSLAIRWIVDSARKRRGTPMHVALSNEIKDAAANQGAAVRKRDDVHKMAQANRAFAHFRW, encoded by the coding sequence ATGGCCCGTAGAAAACGAGTTTACGAAAAGCCGGAAACCCGCGACGCACGTTACGACAGTGCATTGGTCGGGGCGATCGTCGCCAAGATCATGCTCAAGGGTAAGAAGTCGCTTGCCGAGCGCATCGTGTACGCAGCAATCGACCGTGCGAACGAGGGATCTGAGAGCGTTGATCCGCTTGAGCTCCTCAACCGTGCAATCGAAAATGCAAAGCCTCGCGTTGAGGTGAAGAGCCGTCGTGTGGGTGGTGCTACCTACCAGGTGCCACTCGAAGTGAGCCCTGAGCGTCAGCGCTCGTTGGCGATCCGCTGGATCGTTGATTCCGCTCGTAAGCGCCGCGGTACTCCAATGCACGTCGCTCTCTCCAACGAGATCAAGGACGCTGCAGCCAACCAGGGTGCGGCCGTGCGTAAGCGCGACGACGTCCACAAGATGGCGCAGGCCAACCGTGCCTTCGCTCACTTCCGTTGGTGA
- the rplC gene encoding 50S ribosomal protein L3, which yields MSIGLLGKKIGMTRVFDKESGNMIPVTVVDVADNRYIQVKTQETDGYSAVQVGYDTKKESRVNAPALGHFKKHGAEPAYFVSEFRVESDDQLPNIEEPHPGAELFAADQWVDVIGTTKGKGFQGVMRRHNFSGQPMSHGHMMHRRPGAVGAGSTPARIWKNQAMPGHQGVVQRTVQNLKVVAVRPEDNVILISGSVPGHNGAYVVVRPAKKKDAPKG from the coding sequence ATGAGCATTGGACTTTTAGGCAAGAAAATCGGCATGACCCGTGTCTTCGACAAGGAGAGCGGCAACATGATCCCTGTCACCGTCGTCGACGTCGCTGACAACCGCTACATCCAGGTCAAGACCCAGGAAACCGACGGCTACTCGGCGGTTCAGGTGGGCTACGACACCAAGAAAGAGTCGCGTGTGAACGCACCTGCTCTTGGTCACTTCAAGAAGCACGGCGCCGAGCCAGCTTACTTCGTGAGTGAGTTCCGCGTGGAGTCGGACGACCAGCTTCCAAACATCGAAGAACCTCATCCAGGTGCCGAGCTTTTCGCTGCCGACCAGTGGGTCGACGTGATCGGAACCACCAAGGGTAAAGGATTCCAGGGCGTGATGCGCCGTCACAACTTCAGCGGTCAGCCAATGTCGCACGGTCACATGATGCACCGTCGTCCGGGTGCCGTGGGTGCCGGTTCGACACCAGCACGCATTTGGAAGAATCAGGCGATGCCTGGTCATCAGGGTGTGGTGCAGCGCACCGTGCAGAACCTGAAAGTGGTGGCAGTTCGTCCGGAAGACAACGTCATCCTGATCAGCGGATCGGTTCCAGGTCACAACGGCGCGTACGTTGTGGTTCGCCCGGCCAAGAAGAAGGACGCACCAAAGGGCTAA
- the rpmC gene encoding 50S ribosomal protein L29, with protein sequence MKLKELKELTAEELQKRSRELKEEMLNLRLQQGSEQLENTARIRTVRREIARVQTLLNEPKPAAGE encoded by the coding sequence ATGAAACTCAAGGAACTCAAAGAACTCACCGCTGAAGAACTGCAAAAGCGCAGCCGTGAGCTGAAGGAAGAGATGCTCAACCTGCGCCTTCAGCAGGGCAGCGAGCAGCTCGAAAACACCGCCCGCATCCGTACCGTGCGCCGCGAGATCGCTCGTGTTCAGACATTGTTGAACGAGCCGAAGCCGGCCGCTGGGGAGTAA